The DNA sequence GATCCAGTTGCACCAGCGCGGACTGCGGCGCCCGCTCGGCCCGGCCGAGCTGTCCGACGGCACGCTGCGCTATCTGCTGTGGACGGCCGCGCTCCTCACCCCCCGGCCGCCCGCGCTGCTCGTTCTGAACGAGCCGGAGACCAGCCTCCACCCCGACCTCCTGCGCCCCCTCGCGGATCTGATCCTGACGGCCGCCAAGGACACCCAGGTCGTCCTGGTCACCCATGCGCAGGACCTCGCGGACGCGATCGCCGAGGGGGCGCGCCGCCACCGGACGGACGTCAACTCCATAGAGCTGCTCAAGGAGTTGGGCCAGACCCAGGTGGCGGGCCGCGACAGCCTCCTCGACGAGCCCCTCTGGTACTGGCCCAAGCGCTGACAGGAGACCTGTTCGAGGAGCACCCTCCGGCCAATCCCGACCCCTCGGCGGGGCGCGCGGCGCGACGCAGACCACCCATTCGCAGCCAGGCGCCCCGCTTTCCGGCGATCGGGAGATTCCACCCCAATGCCCACTCCCCGCCGGTCACACGGGGCGCCGGGCGCCCCGGCGCGTCCGTCGAGGCACACCACTTCACGCCACTACCCTCAGTCCTCAACCAACGACTGAAAGTAAGTGTTCGATGTGCTTTCAGTGGCGCCCTGAGCAAGACTCGCTTCCGGTTCCGTTCGTTATCCGGGAAATCAAGCAAGGGAGTGTTCGAAATGCGGTACATCACTGGAGGGATCGCCCTGGGCGCCGCCCTCGCGCTCGGCGGCCTGACCACAGCGGCCATGGCCGGTCCCGCACCCGAGCCCACCACGGCCCGGATGTACGCGCCCTCCGAGCTGGTGCTCACCATCGGCTACGGCGACAAGGCCGAGACCGCGAGCATCCAGCGCGCCGTGACGCTCGGCTGCTCCTCCGGCGGCGTCGGCAGCCACCCCGACGCGGCCGCCGCGTGCGACCAGCTGCGCTCGGTGGGCGGCAAGTTCGACGCCGTGACCAAGAAGCCGTCGTCGCGCCCCTGCACCAAGGAGTGGAACCCGATCGTCGTCACCGCCCAGGGCGTGTGGGAGGGCCGCCGGGTCTCGTACGAGCACACCTTCGCCAACCCCTGCGCGCTGAAGATCGGCGAGGGGAAGGTCTTCGCCTTCTGAGGCCACGCCGCTCGCGGCGGCCCCCCACGGCCTTCGTGCCTTCCGAAGCCCCGTCACGCCGGGACGAGTTCCCCGCGCGGCGGGGCTCATGCGGTCACGGGCCCGCGAGCCAGCCGCGCAGCGCCGCCTGGGCGCCCGCCTGGAACCGGGTGTCGGCGTCCAGGTCGTCGAGGAGGCGGCTGATCCGGCGGCGCGCGGTGTGCACATGGACCCCGAGGCGACGGGCGATCGCCTCGTCCTTGAGCCCCCCGGCGAGCAGCCGGAGCAGGTCGCGGTGCTCCTCGGGCGGGCGCCGGGCGGCACCGCCGAGCGGCAGGGCCCGCTCCCAGTGCGCCTCGAAGAGCGGGCCGAAGACCTGGCGCGGAAGGGTGCCGCGCACCACCACGGCCGTGCCGTCCTCCTCGGCGTCCCCGGCGGGCAGGAGCAGCGCGGCGCGGCCGTCCACGGCGACGAGCCCGGTGGGCAGGTGCGCGGCCGTCCGCACCTCAAGTCCCCGCTCCAGGAGCGGGGCGAGCGGGCTGAGCAGCGCGGGCGGCGCGGCGCCCGCGCGGGCCAGCACCGCCCGCACGGCGACGCCGCGCTCCAGGAGGGCCGCGATGCCCGCGCCGGGAGGCGCACCACCGGCCGTCGAGGAGTCCGCCGTCCAGGCGTCCAGGCCCGGCGGCCGGTCCAGGATCAGCACCTGCCGCTCGGCGCGGGCCAGCAGATGGTCGAGGCGGCGCCGGACCGCCGCCGCTCCCCTGACCGTCTCGACCGCCGCGACGGCGCCGGGCACGCCCGCCGGGTCCGGCTCCAGACGTTCGGCGATCTCGTCGGCCTCCCGGCGGAGGCGTTCCAACTCCGCCGCCCGGTAGTGCAGTTCCGCCTGTCTTCGGCGGATCAGGGCGCGCACGGCGGGCGCGGGCGGCACCGGGCGCGGCAGCGCCGCCGCCGGGCGGCCCGCGCCGGGCGCGGCCTCCGGCTCCGGCTCCGGCAGGGTGAAGCCGTGCTCCCGCAGCCGCGCGAGCGAACGCTCCAACTCGCCGCGAGTGATCCCCAGTTCCCGCCGCAGCTGCTCCGCGTCCAGGGCCGCCGCGGCCCGGCGCCGCAGCAGCGCCCCGTACACCCGCTCGTCCGACTCCCCCAGGCCCAGGTCGCGCAGCGCGCTCCCCTTGCCGCTCCCCACCATGGTCATGACCGGAAGTCTCACCGCGCCCCTGGGTGCACACAAGTGTGCGGCCCCACTTGTGACCCGTAGTTATTCCTTGATCAACACTCGGGCAACGACTTGCATGGCTGACGCACGTACATGACGTGCGCTCGGTTGACGTGCGCCTTTTCGGCGTGTGGAGGGGAACATGAGCAAGTCACGCAGACGGGCCCGGATATCCGGGGGCGCCGCGCTCCTGGGTGCGGCGGCACTGCTCGCGTCCGGCGTCCCGGCGGCGCAGGCCGACGACGAGACGCCCCGGGGACCGGCCACCGAGGTCGTCCCCGGCGCGGGCACCAGGACCCCGGCCCTGGTGGACGGGATCGAGGAGGCCGCCAAGGACTCGGGCAGCCCGGCCGCCGCGGCCCGCGGCCACCTCGCGGCCAAGAAGGACCGCTACGAGATCGCGGACCCGGCACGGGACCTGACGGCCGAGCAGACGCTGACGCAGGGCGGCGACGAAACGGTCCGCTTCCAGCAGAAGCACCGGGGCCTGCCGGTCCTCGGCGGTCAGTACCTGGTGCGAATGGAGAAGAAGGACGGCGACCGGGTCGTCACCGGCACCTCCGGCAAGTACTTCACGGGTCTGACGGTCGCTACGAAGGCCCAGGTCGCGGAGAAGACGGCGATCGCGCGGGCCGTCGCGGCGACCGCCGCGGGCGACGGCCGCACGGGCAGCCTGACCAAGCTGACCCCCGGGCCGTCCGCCGCCAAGGCCAGGAGCAAGGCCGAGAAGCGCACCGGCAGGGGCGGCGCCCCGCTCTCCGGCGCCTCGCACGGCCTGGTCGTCCTGCCCCAGGGCAAGGGCGTCCTGACGTACCACGTCACCGTCACCGGCACCGACCCCGTGAGCGGCGCTCCGGTCAAGCAGGAGGTGTACGTCGACGCCGCCTCCGGCTTCCCGGTGCTCCAGTACTCGGGCATCCAGTCCATAGCCGACGACGCCGACTTCCCCGGCACGACGGGCAGCGGCGTCAAGCTGGACGGTACGAAGGTCGGCCTCGACCTGACCCGGGACAAGGCGTCCGGCGCGTACCAGCTGCGTGACTACCGCCACCAGTGGGGCGGCAGCAAGAACGCGCTGACCACCTGGGACGCGCGCGGCGTCGACGCCAACGACGCGTCCGGCAGATGGCCGAGCGGCATCTCCGAAGTGGCCTCCAAGACCGAGGAGTTCGGCAAGGACGCCACCGAGTCGGGGGCCGTGGACGCGCACTGGGCGGCCGGGCAGGTCTACGACTACTACAAGAAGAAGCACGGCCGCGACAGCCTCGACGACAAGGGCATGGCCATCAACTCCCTGGTGGGCGTCACCGACGGCGGGTTCCCGTTCGTCAACGCCTTCTGGGACGGCCAGAAGATGGTGTACGGCGGCGGCGACGAGGAGACCAAGACCCTCTCCGCCGACCTGGACGTGGTGGGCCACGAGATGACGCACGGCGTCGTCGAGCACACCGCGGGCCTCGTCTACGTCGGCCAGTCCGGCGCCCTGAACGAGGCCGTCGCCGACTACTTCGGCAACGCCATCGACGTCAACGCCTCCAAGACCCCGATGAGCGACCCGAAGGCCGCCCTCATCGGTGAGGACCTGTGCCGCACCAAGGCTCCCGAGGACTGCGCCTTCCGGAACCTCAA is a window from the Streptomyces spectabilis genome containing:
- a CDS encoding M4 family metallopeptidase; the protein is MSKSRRRARISGGAALLGAAALLASGVPAAQADDETPRGPATEVVPGAGTRTPALVDGIEEAAKDSGSPAAAARGHLAAKKDRYEIADPARDLTAEQTLTQGGDETVRFQQKHRGLPVLGGQYLVRMEKKDGDRVVTGTSGKYFTGLTVATKAQVAEKTAIARAVAATAAGDGRTGSLTKLTPGPSAAKARSKAEKRTGRGGAPLSGASHGLVVLPQGKGVLTYHVTVTGTDPVSGAPVKQEVYVDAASGFPVLQYSGIQSIADDADFPGTTGSGVKLDGTKVGLDLTRDKASGAYQLRDYRHQWGGSKNALTTWDARGVDANDASGRWPSGISEVASKTEEFGKDATESGAVDAHWAAGQVYDYYKKKHGRDSLDDKGMAINSLVGVTDGGFPFVNAFWDGQKMVYGGGDEETKTLSADLDVVGHEMTHGVVEHTAGLVYVGQSGALNEAVADYFGNAIDVNASKTPMSDPKAALIGEDLCRTKAPEDCAFRNLNDGRTTAKDFLGVTIGTDSGGVHLNSTIFSGALWDIREDLGGTLADRIVYKALAAYLTPLDGYTDARNAVVAAAKDLGVKGAKLRAVHRAFDAHGITKGWEKAIGADSDKLLGDVNATRVGGRLPNTGAGAGGGWWAASKSDDEGQEAFSVWAGRTAGKGAKKLISPNDGRYHVYPDTDGRTVAWVAYGPTSVEVLSRPLAGGPVKKLWSAGTTVANVHVSGSAVTWQESSPHGQQRVAYLRKGEREPVFVDGGRYDVATALPSIQGDKLGYAKVYVDKDGYQQISTEITDVRTGKQTLVPAKGAHGGIATPAINGTYLYWLVDDIADDNRMGLRRAKLDGTGLTDIVPEDSDSAYFWNVDASDSAVTLTQWQPQRGWSNGNLTKLVQTDLDGKGLKRVSCNRGEQTGHAADTGKRVVWIDGTTGHTDLVTRARPAGTC
- a CDS encoding subtilase-type protease inhibitor, coding for MRYITGGIALGAALALGGLTTAAMAGPAPEPTTARMYAPSELVLTIGYGDKAETASIQRAVTLGCSSGGVGSHPDAAAACDQLRSVGGKFDAVTKKPSSRPCTKEWNPIVVTAQGVWEGRRVSYEHTFANPCALKIGEGKVFAF